One genomic region from Phragmites australis chromosome 1, lpPhrAust1.1, whole genome shotgun sequence encodes:
- the LOC133893586 gene encoding protein NRT1/ PTR FAMILY 8.1-like, with translation MGEVAADMYTQDGTVDIKGNPAVKKGTGNWRACPYILANECCERLAYYGMSTNLVNYMKTRLGQENTVAANNVTNWGGTCYITPLIGAFLADAYMGRYWTIASFMIIYIFGLTLLTMASSVKGLVPSCDNGTCHPTEPQTAAVFVALYLIALGTGGIKPCVSSFGADQFDENDEREKKSKSSFFNWFYFSINIGALVASSVLVYVQTHVGWGWGFGIPAVVMAIAVASFFFGTPLYRHQRSGGSPITRIAQVLVASARKWNVTVPADKSLLHETVDKESGIQGSRKLEHTDQFRFLDKATVETAEDKAAERAASAWRLCTVTQVEELKSVVRLLPIWASGIVFATVYSQMTTMFVLQGNTMDPRMGPNFSIPSASLSIFDTLSVIVWVPVYDRLIVPAVRSVTGRPRGFTQLQRMGIGLVISIFSMLAAGALEVVRLRTVARHGLYGGKDIVPISIFWQVPQYFIIGAAEVFTFVGQLEFFYDQAPDAMRSMCSALSLTTVALGNYLSTVLVTIVTRITTRHGKLGWIPDNLNLGHLDYFFWLLALLSLLNFIVYLVIASWYKYKKTADYPDAKGEHNQEH, from the exons ATGGGAGAGGTTGCAGCAGACATGTACACGCAAGACGGGACCGTCGACATCAAGGGGAACCCCGCCGTGAAGAAGGGCACCGGCAACTGGCGCGCCTGCCCCTACATCCTCG CGAACGAGTGCTGCGAGAGGCTGGCGTACTACGGCATGAGCACCAACCTAGTGAACTACATGAAGACCCGCCTCGGCCAGGAGAACACCGTCGCCGCCAACAACGTCACCAACTGGGGGGGAACATGCTACATCACGCCACTCATCGGTGCATTCTTGGCCGACGCCTACATGGGGAGATACTGGACCATTGCCAGCTTCATGATAATCTACATATTC GGGTTGACGCTCCTGACAATGGCGTCGTCGGTGAAGGGGCTGGTGCCATCGTGCGACAACGGGACGTGCCACCCGACGGAGCCGCAGACGGCGGCGGTGTTCGTGGCGCTGTACCTTATCGCGCTGGGCACGGGCGGGATCAAGCCGTGCGTGTCGTCGTTCGGCGCCGACCAGTTTGACGAGAACGacgagagggagaagaagagcaagagctCCTTCTTCAACTGGTTCTACTTCTCCATCAACATCGGCGCGCTGGTGGCGTCGTCGGTGCTGGTGTACGTGCAGACGCACGTCGGCTGGGGCTGGGGCTTCGGCATACCCGCCGTTGTCATGGCCATCGCCGTCGCCAGCTTCTTCTTCGGTACGCCGCTGTACCGGCACCAGCGGTCCGGTGGCAGCCCGATCACGCGCATCGCGCAGGTGCTCGTTGCGTCGGCGCGCAAGTGGAACGTGACCGTGCCCGCCGACAAGTCGCTGCTGCACGAGACCGTGGACAAGGAGTCTGGCATCCAAGGGAGCCGCAAGCTGGAGCACACCGATCAGTTCAGATTTCTTGACAAGGCTACGGTGGAGACGGCGGAGGACAAGGCGGCGGAGCGCGCAGCTAGCGCGTGGCGGCTGTGCACTGTAACGCAGGTGGAGGAGCTCAAGAGCGTGGTGCGGCTGCTTCCCATCTGGGCGAGCGGGATCGTGTTTGCGACGGTGTACTCGCAGATGACCACCATGTTCGTGCTGCAGGGCAACACGATGGACCCGCGCATGGGCCCCAACTTCAGCATCCCCTCGGCGTCGCTCTCCATCTTCGACACGCTCAGCGTCATCGTCTGGGTGCCCGTCTACGACCGCCTCATCGTGCCCGCCGTGCGCTCCGTCACGGGGCGGCCGCGCGGGTTCACGCAGCTGCAGCGCATGGGCATTGGCCTCGTCATCTCCATCTTCTCTATGCTCGCCGCGGGCGCTCTCGAGGTCGTCCGGCTGCGCACTGTCGCGCGGCACGGCCTGTACGGGGGCAAGGACATCGTGCCCATCTCCATCTTCTGGCAGGTGCCGCAGTACTTCATCATCGGCGCCGCGGAGGTCTTCACCTTCGTCGGCCAGCTCGAGTTCTTCTACGACCAGGCGCCCGACGCCATGAGGAGCATGTGCTCCGCGCTGTCGCTCACCACCGTCGCGCTCGGCAACTACCTCAGCACGGTGCTGGTGACCATCGTGACGCGCATCACCACAAGGCACGGCAAGCTCGGGTGGATCCCGGACAACCTCAACCTTGGCCACCTTGACTACTTCTTCTGGCTGCTCGCCTTGCTCAGCCTCCTCAACTTCATCGTCTACCTCGTCATCGCCAGCTGGTACAAGTACAAGAAGACGGCGGATTACCCTGACGCCAAAGGGGAGCACAACCAAGAGCACTGA